Proteins co-encoded in one Rudaeicoccus suwonensis genomic window:
- the lpdA gene encoding dihydrolipoyl dehydrogenase encodes MSAQADDTFDIVILGGGSGGYACAFRAAELGLRVALVEKDKVGGTCLHRGCIPTKALLHAAEIADSAREGAKFGVRTTFESIDMAGVHSYKDGVIGRLYKGLQGLVKSHDITYVEGTGTLSSATTVTVGDRVLTGRNVVLATGSYARSLPGLEIGGRIMTSDQALSLDHVPSRVTVLGGGVIGVEFASVFASFGADVTIVEALPRLVAAEDEAISKQLERSFRKRKIKALTGVRFASATQTEDSVTVTLESGDTIESDLLLVAVGRGPVTAGMGYAEAGVTVERGFVIADERCRTGVPGVYAVGDIVPGLQLAHRGFAQGIFVAEEIAGLAPTPIDESGIPRVTYCDPEIASVGLTEDAARETYGEVETYEYNLGGNGKSQILQTQGFVKVVRAKDGAVVGVHMIGARMGEQVGEAQLIVGWEALPDDVATLIHAHPTQNEALGEAHLALAGKPLHAHA; translated from the coding sequence ATGTCAGCGCAAGCCGACGACACCTTCGACATCGTCATCCTGGGCGGGGGAAGCGGTGGTTACGCCTGCGCCTTCCGCGCCGCTGAGCTCGGCCTGCGCGTCGCGCTCGTCGAGAAGGACAAGGTGGGTGGCACCTGCCTGCACCGCGGGTGCATACCGACGAAGGCACTGCTACACGCAGCCGAGATCGCCGACAGCGCTCGCGAAGGCGCCAAGTTCGGCGTGCGTACCACCTTCGAATCCATCGACATGGCCGGCGTGCACTCCTACAAGGACGGCGTCATCGGCCGGCTCTACAAGGGTCTGCAGGGCCTGGTGAAGTCGCACGACATCACGTATGTCGAAGGCACCGGCACCTTGTCGTCGGCGACGACGGTCACCGTCGGCGATCGCGTGCTGACCGGCCGCAACGTCGTGCTGGCCACCGGCTCGTATGCCCGTTCGCTGCCGGGCCTGGAGATCGGCGGGCGGATCATGACCAGCGATCAAGCCCTCTCTCTCGACCATGTGCCATCGCGTGTCACCGTCCTGGGCGGCGGAGTCATCGGAGTCGAATTCGCTTCTGTTTTCGCGTCATTCGGCGCGGACGTGACCATCGTCGAAGCGCTGCCGCGGTTGGTGGCGGCCGAGGACGAAGCGATTTCCAAGCAACTTGAGCGCTCCTTCCGCAAGCGCAAGATCAAGGCGCTGACCGGAGTTCGCTTCGCGTCCGCCACCCAGACCGAGGACTCCGTCACGGTGACCTTGGAGTCCGGCGACACCATCGAGTCGGATCTGCTGCTGGTCGCTGTGGGTCGCGGGCCGGTCACTGCTGGCATGGGCTATGCCGAGGCCGGCGTGACCGTGGAGCGCGGGTTCGTCATCGCCGACGAGCGCTGCCGCACCGGCGTACCCGGGGTGTATGCCGTCGGCGACATCGTGCCCGGGCTGCAACTGGCGCACCGCGGATTCGCGCAAGGCATCTTCGTCGCGGAGGAGATTGCCGGCCTCGCGCCCACGCCGATCGACGAGAGCGGCATCCCGCGCGTGACCTACTGCGACCCCGAGATCGCATCGGTCGGACTGACCGAGGACGCTGCCCGCGAAACGTATGGCGAGGTCGAGACCTACGAATACAACCTCGGCGGCAACGGCAAGAGCCAGATTCTGCAGACGCAGGGCTTCGTGAAGGTCGTGCGCGCCAAGGACGGCGCTGTCGTCGGTGTCCACATGATCGGCGCACGCATGGGCGAGCAGGTGGGCGAAGCCCAGCTCATCGTCGGCTGGGAGGCATTGCCCGACGATGTCGCGACCTTGATCCACGCCCACCCGACGCAGAACGAAGCACTCGGCGAAGCCCATCTGGCGCTCGCCGGCAAGCCCCTGCACGCCCATGCCTGA
- the sucB gene encoding 2-oxoglutarate dehydrogenase, E2 component, dihydrolipoamide succinyltransferase — protein MSERVTMPALGESVTEGTVTRWLKQVGEQVAVDEPLLEVSTDKVDTEIPSPVAGTLQEVLVEEDETVPVGADLAVIGDGAAAPQSDSGSGQAAAPAEPEPAADPEPTEAPSTEQAAPAAKPEAATELVGGEVTGGEKITMPALGESVTEGTITRWLKAEGDDVAVDEPLLEVSTDKVDTEVPSPVAGKLTKILVQEDETVPVGADLAIVGGSAAAAPAAAPQQAEAPKTQPEPEAPGHEAREEAAPQQAAPAQQAAPAPATAAPAPAQPATDTQPREQGADRDDSTSYVTPLVRKLAAEHGVELATLTGSGVGGRIRKQDVLAAAEKAKQPEPAAAPAAAAPTAPAAAPRPSTVPEVSAKRGTTEKMTRMRKLIATRMVESLQVSAQLTTVLEVDVTKIARLRAKNKAGFEQREGVKLSFMPFFALAAIEALKAFPQLNASVEDDSIVYHPSENLGIAVDTEKGLFVPVIKNAGDLNIAGLARKIADLAERTRSNKVTPDELGGGTFTLTNTGSRGALFDTPIINQPQVGILGTGAVVKRPVVVTDADGGETIAIRSMVYLALSYDHRIIDGADAARFLSAMKQRLEEGAFEV, from the coding sequence ATGTCTGAACGCGTGACAATGCCAGCACTCGGCGAGTCGGTGACCGAGGGCACCGTCACTCGCTGGCTCAAGCAGGTCGGAGAACAGGTTGCGGTCGACGAGCCGCTGCTGGAGGTCTCCACCGACAAGGTCGACACCGAGATTCCCTCACCTGTCGCGGGCACCTTGCAGGAGGTGCTCGTCGAAGAAGACGAGACCGTGCCGGTCGGCGCCGACCTTGCCGTGATCGGTGACGGTGCTGCGGCACCGCAGTCCGACAGCGGCTCGGGCCAGGCCGCCGCTCCTGCGGAGCCTGAGCCCGCCGCTGACCCGGAACCCACCGAGGCGCCATCCACCGAGCAGGCTGCGCCGGCCGCGAAGCCTGAGGCCGCCACCGAGCTGGTCGGTGGAGAGGTCACCGGAGGCGAGAAGATCACGATGCCCGCGCTCGGTGAATCCGTGACCGAGGGCACGATCACCCGCTGGCTCAAGGCCGAGGGCGACGACGTCGCGGTCGACGAGCCGCTGCTGGAGGTGTCCACCGACAAGGTCGACACCGAGGTGCCGTCCCCAGTCGCCGGCAAGCTCACCAAGATCCTGGTGCAGGAGGACGAGACGGTGCCGGTCGGCGCGGACCTGGCCATCGTGGGCGGTTCGGCCGCTGCGGCGCCGGCAGCTGCTCCGCAACAGGCGGAGGCGCCGAAGACCCAGCCTGAGCCCGAGGCTCCCGGTCACGAAGCACGCGAGGAGGCCGCTCCGCAACAGGCAGCGCCTGCACAGCAGGCTGCTCCTGCACCGGCGACCGCGGCCCCCGCACCGGCTCAGCCGGCCACGGACACGCAGCCACGGGAGCAAGGCGCCGACCGCGACGACTCCACGTCATACGTCACTCCCCTGGTCCGCAAGCTCGCCGCCGAGCACGGCGTCGAGCTGGCGACCCTGACCGGGTCCGGTGTGGGCGGTCGTATCCGCAAGCAGGACGTTCTGGCCGCAGCCGAGAAGGCCAAGCAGCCCGAACCCGCGGCCGCACCGGCGGCCGCGGCACCGACGGCTCCCGCTGCGGCACCGCGCCCCAGCACGGTGCCGGAGGTGTCTGCCAAGCGCGGTACCACCGAGAAGATGACCCGCATGCGCAAGCTCATCGCCACGCGCATGGTCGAGTCGCTGCAGGTGTCGGCCCAGTTGACGACGGTGCTCGAGGTCGACGTGACCAAGATTGCTCGCCTGCGCGCCAAGAACAAGGCCGGTTTCGAACAGCGTGAGGGCGTCAAGCTGAGCTTCATGCCGTTCTTCGCCCTGGCTGCGATCGAGGCGCTCAAGGCCTTCCCGCAGCTGAACGCCAGCGTCGAGGACGACTCCATCGTCTACCACCCGAGTGAGAACCTCGGCATCGCGGTCGACACCGAGAAGGGCTTGTTCGTCCCGGTCATCAAGAACGCCGGTGACCTGAACATCGCCGGCCTGGCCCGCAAGATCGCCGACCTGGCGGAGCGCACTCGCTCCAACAAGGTGACCCCGGACGAACTCGGCGGCGGCACCTTCACGCTGACCAACACCGGCAGTCGCGGTGCGTTGTTCGACACCCCGATCATCAACCAGCCACAGGTCGGCATCCTGGGCACCGGAGCCGTGGTCAAGCGCCCGGTTGTGGTCACCGACGCCGATGGTGGCGAGACGATCGCGATCCGCTCGATGGTGTACCTGGCACTGTCCTACGACCACCGCATCATCGACGGCGCGGACGCAGCGCGGTTCCTGTCGGCGATGAAGCAGCGCCTCGAGGAAGGCGCCTTCGAGGTCTGA
- a CDS encoding TIGR01777 family oxidoreductase, with translation MRVAITGASGLIGSALSVALSRRGDEVVKLVRREPSGPGQVRWAPDKGELNSTELQGVSAVVNLAGAGIADKRWTAAYKRTLLDSRVDSTRTVVRAITELDEPVRLVNGSAMGYYGDRGDEVLDEDAAAGAGFLAEVVTAWEAAAAEAVHQGLPVAYARTGLVLSSAGGAMGRVLPLARLGLAGPLGNGRQWWSWITLRDEVAALIHLIDHPEVTGPVNLGGPEPVRQRDAMKALGVVLHRPALLPAPTPALRLVLGEMSADILASARMSPKALQESGFEWTDRTVADGMRYAAGV, from the coding sequence ATGCGTGTCGCCATCACCGGAGCCAGCGGTCTCATCGGTTCTGCTTTGTCCGTGGCTCTGAGCCGCCGTGGTGACGAGGTGGTCAAACTGGTGCGCCGCGAGCCGTCCGGACCCGGCCAGGTCCGCTGGGCGCCGGACAAGGGTGAGCTGAATTCCACGGAGCTGCAAGGGGTTTCGGCGGTCGTCAATCTTGCGGGCGCCGGGATCGCCGACAAGAGGTGGACGGCGGCATACAAACGCACCCTGCTGGACTCACGGGTCGACAGCACCCGCACCGTCGTGCGCGCCATCACCGAACTCGACGAGCCGGTGCGCCTGGTCAACGGCTCGGCCATGGGCTACTACGGCGACCGCGGCGACGAGGTGCTGGACGAGGACGCCGCTGCCGGTGCGGGATTTCTCGCGGAGGTCGTGACGGCGTGGGAGGCAGCGGCGGCCGAAGCAGTTCACCAGGGGTTGCCTGTCGCCTATGCGCGCACCGGCCTGGTGCTGTCATCGGCAGGCGGCGCCATGGGGCGGGTGCTGCCGTTGGCGCGGCTGGGCCTGGCCGGGCCGCTCGGCAACGGCCGCCAATGGTGGTCGTGGATCACCCTGCGCGACGAGGTCGCCGCCCTGATCCACCTCATCGACCATCCGGAGGTGACCGGACCGGTGAATCTCGGCGGACCTGAGCCGGTCCGGCAGCGCGACGCCATGAAGGCGCTGGGCGTGGTGCTGCACCGGCCAGCACTGCTGCCCGCGCCGACTCCCGCCCTACGGCTGGTGCTCGGCGAGATGTCCGCCGACATACTCGCCAGTGCCCGTATGTCGCCGAAAGCGTTGCAGGAGAGCGGTTTCGAGTGGACCGACCGCACTGTCGCCGACGGCATGAGGTATGCCGCGGGCGTCTGA
- a CDS encoding SDR family NAD(P)-dependent oxidoreductase encodes MTTAARVFVTGSTDGLGHLAARALMNGGHEVVVHARNADRLKTVRDLIDQGAAAVVGDLSDQQQTREVAKQVNQLGRMDAVIHNAGIMSGPNVMSVNVVAPYLLTALIDRPERLVYLSSSLHQSGRADLTAIDPNNQEGNVSYSDSKLLVTTLAAAVARRWPGTLTNAVDPGWVPTKMGGASATDDIDLGYRTQVWLATSNAPEALTSGGYWYHQHRTDPARATNDESFQDQLLEELAHLTDERLADSDPPRPAPADPADTSQTRRSAR; translated from the coding sequence ATGACTACGGCAGCACGTGTTTTCGTCACCGGCTCAACGGATGGTCTCGGTCACCTAGCCGCACGGGCGCTCATGAACGGCGGCCACGAGGTCGTCGTCCACGCCCGGAACGCCGACCGTCTCAAAACTGTGCGGGACCTGATCGACCAAGGAGCCGCAGCCGTGGTGGGTGATCTCTCCGACCAGCAACAGACTCGTGAGGTCGCAAAACAGGTCAACCAGCTCGGACGGATGGACGCAGTAATCCACAACGCGGGCATCATGTCTGGACCGAACGTTATGTCGGTCAACGTCGTTGCCCCGTACCTGCTCACCGCACTGATCGACCGCCCCGAACGACTGGTGTATCTCAGTAGCAGCCTGCACCAAAGCGGACGAGCCGACCTGACCGCGATCGACCCGAACAACCAAGAAGGGAACGTGTCCTATTCGGATAGCAAGCTGCTAGTCACGACCCTCGCCGCTGCGGTCGCGCGTCGCTGGCCCGGCACGCTCACAAACGCGGTCGATCCCGGATGGGTGCCAACCAAGATGGGGGGCGCAAGCGCAACCGACGACATCGACCTTGGATATCGCACCCAAGTATGGCTGGCGACCAGCAACGCCCCGGAAGCCCTCACTTCCGGCGGGTACTGGTATCACCAACATCGCACCGACCCAGCACGCGCTACCAACGACGAAAGCTTTCAAGACCAACTTCTCGAAGAACTCGCACATCTCACCGACGAACGTCTGGCCGATAGCGACCCGCCACGCCCAGCACCCGCCGATCCAGCGGATACCTCACAAACCCGCCGCTCAGCCAGGTAA
- a CDS encoding NADPH-dependent F420 reductase: MKIAVLGTGMVGRALAGRLSGLGHDVVIGTRDVQQTLTRTEPDSMGTPPYSGWQKDNATVRLATFPDAGTHGELVINATSGVNAMAALEATGSENLAGKVLVDLALPLDFSGGMPPRLTIANTDSLGEQVQRAFPDALVVKTLNTMFKDIMVDPARLPGHHNIFIAGNDTGAKETVTTLLTEFGWQQETIIDLGSIQSARATEMYMQMYFNLVGVLDTFEFNIAIVRA, from the coding sequence ATGAAAATTGCAGTTCTTGGAACGGGCATGGTCGGTCGCGCGCTCGCTGGCCGACTATCAGGGCTTGGGCATGACGTTGTGATTGGCACGCGCGACGTGCAGCAGACGTTGACGCGCACCGAGCCGGACTCAATGGGAACTCCGCCCTATTCCGGGTGGCAAAAAGACAACGCGACCGTGCGACTGGCGACGTTCCCGGACGCTGGTACGCATGGCGAGCTGGTTATCAACGCGACCTCGGGCGTGAACGCGATGGCCGCACTAGAAGCGACCGGCTCAGAGAACCTAGCGGGCAAGGTGTTGGTTGATCTTGCGCTGCCGCTCGATTTCTCAGGAGGGATGCCCCCAAGGCTGACGATCGCGAACACTGACAGCCTTGGCGAGCAAGTCCAGCGCGCGTTTCCTGACGCCCTGGTGGTCAAGACCCTGAACACGATGTTCAAAGACATCATGGTCGATCCCGCCCGCCTACCCGGACACCACAACATCTTCATTGCGGGCAACGACACCGGCGCAAAGGAAACCGTCACGACCCTGCTCACCGAGTTTGGTTGGCAACAGGAGACGATCATCGACCTTGGCAGCATTCAATCCGCTCGTGCGACGGAGATGTACATGCAGATGTACTTCAACCTCGTTGGGGTGCTCGACACGTTCGAGTTCAACATCGCGATCGTCCGCGCGTAA
- a CDS encoding aldo/keto reductase, with the protein MALNETYKLSNNVSIPKLGLGTWFIDDDKAAQAVRDAIEIGYRNIDTAQAYGNEQGVGEGVRTSGVAREGLFVSTKLAAEIKNYDDAVAAIDGSLNKLGLEYIDLMLIHSPQPWDDFRGGDYSEGNRQAWRALEHAYKAGKLRAIGVSNFLQDDVENILASCTVAPQVNQLLVHIGNTPADLIAYCESKQILVEAYSPIAHGEILNNEDIATIADKYDVTVPQLCIRYTLQLGTVSLPKTADPEHMRSNAQLDFTISDEDMSTLQAMDHRDYGDSSAFPVYSGK; encoded by the coding sequence ATGGCTCTGAACGAGACCTACAAGCTGTCCAACAATGTGTCGATCCCGAAGCTGGGGTTGGGTACGTGGTTCATTGACGACGACAAGGCCGCCCAGGCGGTCCGGGACGCGATCGAGATCGGGTACCGGAACATCGACACCGCGCAGGCATACGGCAACGAGCAAGGTGTCGGTGAGGGCGTGCGCACCAGCGGCGTCGCCCGCGAGGGACTATTCGTGTCTACCAAGCTGGCCGCCGAGATCAAGAACTACGACGACGCGGTGGCGGCGATCGACGGGTCGCTGAACAAGCTCGGTCTGGAGTACATCGACCTCATGCTGATCCACAGCCCGCAGCCGTGGGACGACTTCCGCGGCGGCGACTACTCCGAAGGCAACCGCCAGGCATGGCGCGCACTAGAGCACGCCTACAAGGCTGGCAAGCTCCGCGCCATCGGAGTATCCAACTTCCTACAAGACGACGTTGAGAACATCCTTGCGTCATGCACGGTTGCGCCGCAGGTCAACCAACTTCTCGTCCACATCGGCAACACACCCGCCGACCTCATCGCCTACTGCGAGAGCAAGCAGATTCTCGTGGAGGCGTACTCACCGATCGCGCACGGCGAAATCCTGAACAACGAAGACATCGCCACGATCGCGGACAAGTACGACGTGACCGTCCCGCAACTCTGCATCCGCTACACCCTCCAGCTCGGCACAGTGTCACTGCCCAAGACCGCGGACCCCGAGCACATGCGCAGCAACGCGCAGCTCGACTTCACCATCTCCGACGAGGACATGAGCACCCTCCAGGCGATGGATCACAGGGACTACGGCGACTCCAGCGCATTCCCGGTTTACAGCGGCAAGTAA
- a CDS encoding helix-turn-helix transcriptional regulator, giving the protein MDNKAEVREFLASRRAKLTPADVGIPDIGQRRVPGLRRGEVATLAGVSIEYYAKLERGAIAGASASVLEAIAQALRLDDTERAHLFDLARAADGIPASGRPRRRATKQSASRPSLHWALEAITDGVAFVRNPHQDLLATNALGRIFYSPLIGDGGRTPNLARFQFLDPASRDFYPDWDLFAHMCVSIMRAEAGRDPHDRCLQELVGELSTQSETFRQLWGSHDVRTHGTGTKRFHHPDVGELTLAYEELAITAEPGLVLILYTAEPGTASADKLRLLASLAADQPIPHPAATPNQP; this is encoded by the coding sequence ATGGACAACAAGGCCGAAGTCCGCGAGTTCTTGGCCTCACGCCGAGCCAAGCTCACCCCAGCCGATGTCGGCATTCCCGACATCGGGCAGCGTCGCGTCCCTGGCCTACGCCGCGGGGAGGTCGCCACCCTGGCCGGGGTCAGCATCGAGTACTACGCCAAGCTTGAGCGCGGCGCGATCGCCGGAGCCTCCGCATCCGTGCTCGAAGCTATCGCCCAAGCATTGCGCCTCGATGACACCGAGCGAGCGCACCTATTCGACCTCGCTCGCGCCGCTGACGGCATCCCCGCCTCCGGCCGTCCCCGACGCCGCGCCACCAAGCAGAGCGCTTCCCGGCCGAGCTTGCACTGGGCGCTCGAAGCGATCACCGATGGCGTCGCGTTCGTCCGCAACCCCCACCAAGACCTGCTCGCTACCAACGCTCTCGGCCGAATCTTCTACTCGCCGCTCATTGGCGACGGCGGTCGCACCCCGAACCTCGCCCGGTTCCAGTTCCTTGACCCGGCCTCCCGCGACTTCTACCCCGATTGGGACCTGTTCGCGCACATGTGCGTCTCGATCATGCGCGCCGAAGCCGGACGCGACCCACACGACCGCTGTCTCCAAGAGCTGGTTGGCGAACTCTCCACCCAAAGCGAAACGTTCCGCCAGCTCTGGGGCTCTCACGACGTGCGCACCCACGGCACCGGCACCAAGCGCTTCCACCACCCCGACGTAGGCGAACTCACCCTCGCCTACGAAGAACTCGCGATCACTGCCGAACCCGGTCTCGTCCTCATCCTCTACACCGCCGAGCCCGGCACAGCCTCAGCGGACAAGCTACGACTCCTCGCATCCCTCGCCGCCGACCAACCGATACCCCACCCCGCAGCCACCCCCAACCAGCCGTAA
- a CDS encoding multidrug effflux MFS transporter, which produces MYVPAFPRVGRDLDASATQVQLTLTTFFIGMALGQLIGGPVSDRVGRRRPLLASLTVLAAASVVCAFSPTIGVMMAARLLQGFAGGWAMVIARSIVVDLTSGDRMVRAMNLVAGVSGIAPIVGPLLGAAILEFSHWRVSFWVVAALAVVMVVVVTVGVSETLPAERRHGGALAQLAGSTALVLRRRVFVGYLLVFAFSMGAIFAYVATSAFVLQSMNGLSPVLYSVDFAGNAVGLTIATLLAAKLAGKVSTRMVVGIGLVATGAAGVILLVGAVCFAMPLPVALIGFFVLMSAQGLVGPNAGALASGEVPEHPGTGSALLGFLQWTMAGVIAPLAGLGGAHTAVPMATIVAALTAISVFALIVLARPRSTQQASVTATKKRELAPCTE; this is translated from the coding sequence ATGTACGTCCCAGCGTTCCCCAGGGTCGGCCGGGACTTGGATGCGTCCGCGACCCAGGTGCAGTTGACGTTGACGACGTTCTTCATCGGTATGGCGCTCGGTCAGCTCATCGGCGGCCCGGTGTCGGATCGGGTTGGGCGTCGCCGCCCGCTGCTGGCGTCCCTGACGGTGTTGGCCGCCGCGAGCGTGGTGTGCGCGTTCAGCCCGACGATCGGCGTGATGATGGCCGCGCGGCTGTTGCAGGGGTTCGCTGGTGGCTGGGCGATGGTGATCGCCCGGTCGATTGTGGTGGACTTGACCTCCGGGGACCGGATGGTGCGAGCGATGAACCTGGTCGCGGGGGTGTCGGGGATCGCGCCGATCGTGGGGCCGTTGCTCGGCGCGGCGATCTTGGAGTTTTCCCATTGGCGGGTGTCGTTCTGGGTAGTGGCGGCCCTTGCCGTGGTGATGGTCGTGGTGGTCACGGTTGGCGTGTCTGAGACGCTGCCTGCCGAGCGTCGACACGGCGGCGCGCTCGCGCAGCTCGCCGGTTCGACCGCCCTTGTGCTGCGCCGCCGCGTGTTCGTCGGGTACTTGCTGGTGTTCGCGTTCTCGATGGGCGCGATCTTCGCGTATGTGGCGACCTCGGCGTTCGTGCTGCAATCCATGAACGGCCTCTCGCCGGTGCTGTACTCGGTGGACTTCGCGGGCAACGCGGTCGGTTTGACCATCGCCACTCTGCTCGCCGCCAAGCTGGCAGGAAAGGTGTCTACCCGGATGGTTGTCGGGATCGGACTGGTCGCGACCGGCGCGGCGGGTGTGATACTGCTGGTCGGCGCTGTCTGCTTCGCGATGCCGCTCCCGGTGGCCCTGATCGGGTTCTTCGTGCTGATGAGCGCCCAGGGCCTCGTCGGTCCCAACGCCGGAGCCCTCGCCTCCGGTGAGGTACCCGAGCATCCCGGCACCGGATCAGCCCTGCTAGGCTTTCTGCAATGGACGATGGCCGGGGTGATCGCGCCGCTGGCCGGGCTCGGCGGCGCCCATACCGCGGTACCGATGGCAACCATCGTCGCTGCCCTGACCGCCATCTCGGTGTTCGCGCTCATCGTGCTCGCACGCCCCCGGAGCACACAACAAGCATCTGTGACAGCAACGAAGAAAAGGGAGCTTGCCCCATGCACGGAGTAG
- a CDS encoding zinc-dependent alcohol dehydrogenase family protein yields MHGVVMYAPGDVRVEDRPDPRIEQPTDAIIRLAATCVCGSDLWPYRGTDQLDGPAPMGHEYVGVVEEIGSQVKNVKPGDFVIGSFFASDNTCEICQAGYQSRCIHAELIGAIGTQAERARIPLADGTLVATPAMPDPDLIPSLLAASDVLGTGWFAAVAAAVKPGKTVAVVGDGAVGLLGVLAAKQLGAERIIAMSRHESRQQLARTFGATDIVTERGDDGVAIIKELTGGYGAHSVIEAVGTQESMMQAIRATRPGGHVGYVGVSHNVTLPGEELFFSGVHLHGGPAPVRRYLPELIDLIWQRQIEPGKVFDLRLPLADAADAYRAMDQRQAIKALLQP; encoded by the coding sequence ATGCACGGAGTAGTCATGTACGCGCCCGGTGATGTTCGTGTCGAGGACCGGCCGGACCCGAGAATCGAGCAGCCGACCGACGCGATCATCCGCCTGGCCGCCACCTGCGTGTGTGGCTCTGACCTGTGGCCCTACCGCGGCACCGACCAGCTCGACGGCCCCGCGCCGATGGGGCACGAGTACGTCGGTGTGGTCGAAGAAATCGGCTCGCAGGTCAAGAACGTCAAGCCCGGTGACTTCGTGATCGGCTCGTTTTTCGCCTCCGACAACACCTGTGAGATCTGTCAAGCTGGTTACCAGTCCCGCTGCATTCACGCCGAGCTGATCGGTGCGATCGGCACGCAGGCCGAGCGGGCGCGTATCCCGCTGGCGGACGGCACTTTGGTCGCTACTCCGGCCATGCCCGACCCGGACCTGATCCCGTCCTTGCTGGCCGCCTCCGACGTGCTCGGCACTGGTTGGTTCGCTGCCGTCGCTGCCGCGGTGAAGCCCGGCAAGACCGTCGCGGTCGTCGGCGACGGCGCTGTTGGCTTGCTCGGGGTGCTGGCGGCCAAGCAGCTCGGCGCGGAGCGGATCATCGCCATGTCCCGCCATGAGTCCCGCCAACAGTTGGCTCGCACCTTTGGCGCGACCGACATCGTGACTGAACGCGGCGACGACGGCGTAGCCATCATCAAAGAGTTGACAGGCGGCTATGGCGCGCACTCGGTGATCGAGGCGGTCGGCACCCAAGAGTCGATGATGCAAGCCATCCGCGCTACCCGCCCTGGCGGGCATGTCGGCTACGTCGGCGTCTCCCACAACGTCACCCTCCCCGGAGAGGAGCTGTTCTTCTCCGGCGTCCACCTCCACGGCGGCCCCGCGCCGGTACGCCGGTACCTGCCCGAGCTGATCGACCTGATCTGGCAACGGCAAATCGAGCCCGGCAAGGTCTTTGACCTGAGACTCCCGCTCGCGGATGCCGCGGACGCTTACCGGGCAATGGACCAACGCCAAGCCATCAAGGCACTACTCCAGCCCTGA
- a CDS encoding aldo/keto reductase: protein MDYTHLGRSGLLVSRVALGTMNFGDATDEDTSFRIMDLAVDQGINFFDSADVYGGPQSPDMAQGYGTSEEIIGRWLKRSGHRDDIVIATKVYQPMGLGPNDRRLSAYHIKRACEASLRRLQTDHIDLYQMHHIDRATPWEEIWQAMEQLIAEGKITYVGSSNFAGWDIATAQMIARSRNFLGLVSEQSLYNLTNRAVEQELVPALSYFGIGLIPWSPLAAGLLAVTPDADSVRRKAPQVQAQAKEHADQLAAYQKLCNQLGRTPAEVALAWLLHQPVVPAIISGPRTPEQLQANLHVASIELDTDTLTELDRIWPGPGQAPQSYAW, encoded by the coding sequence ATGGACTACACACACCTAGGACGCTCAGGTCTGCTGGTAAGCAGAGTCGCGCTGGGCACCATGAACTTCGGTGACGCCACCGACGAGGACACCAGCTTTCGGATCATGGACCTCGCGGTTGACCAAGGCATCAACTTCTTCGACTCCGCCGACGTGTACGGCGGACCGCAATCCCCCGACATGGCGCAGGGATACGGAACCTCAGAGGAAATCATCGGCCGGTGGCTCAAGCGCTCCGGCCACCGCGACGACATCGTGATCGCCACCAAGGTGTACCAGCCGATGGGACTCGGACCTAACGACCGGCGCTTGTCCGCCTACCACATCAAACGGGCCTGCGAGGCCAGCCTGCGGCGGCTGCAAACCGATCACATCGACCTCTACCAGATGCACCACATCGACCGGGCAACCCCCTGGGAGGAAATCTGGCAGGCAATGGAACAACTGATCGCCGAAGGGAAGATCACCTACGTCGGGTCCAGCAACTTCGCCGGCTGGGACATCGCGACCGCTCAGATGATCGCGCGGTCACGGAACTTCCTTGGCCTGGTATCCGAGCAGAGCCTGTACAACCTCACCAACCGAGCCGTAGAGCAGGAACTGGTCCCCGCGCTTTCCTACTTCGGCATCGGCCTGATCCCCTGGAGCCCACTCGCCGCCGGGCTACTCGCCGTCACGCCTGACGCCGACTCGGTGCGTCGCAAGGCACCGCAGGTCCAGGCACAAGCAAAAGAGCACGCCGACCAGCTCGCCGCCTACCAGAAGCTCTGCAACCAACTTGGCCGTACCCCTGCGGAGGTAGCCCTGGCGTGGCTGCTGCACCAGCCGGTCGTACCCGCGATCATCTCCGGCCCCCGCACTCCCGAACAACTCCAAGCCAACCTGCACGTGGCCTCCATCGAACTCGATACCGACACCCTCACCGAACTCGACCGCATCTGGCCCGGCCCCGGCCAAGCGCCACAGTCCTACGCCTGGTAG